CCCACATCGCGTCGTCGCCGAAGCGCTTGTCGGGGCGCAGCGCGAGTTTCACCGCGTAATCCTCGAAGCCGAGGTCGCGGTAGACGGTGTCGAGCAGTTCGCAGAAGGCGCGGACCTCGTCGATCAGCTGGTCCTCGCGGACGAAGATGTGCGCGTCGTCCTGCGTGAACTGGCGGACGCGCATGATGCCGTGCAGCGCGCCGTGCGGCTCGTTGCGGTGGCAGCAGCCGAACTCGGCCATGCGCATCGGCAGGTCGCGGTACGACTTGATCCCCTGGCGGAAGATCAGGACGTGCGCGGGGCAGTTCATCGGCTTGAGCGCCATCAGGTCGGCGGTGCCGCTGAAGATCGCGGCGTCGTCCTCGGTCCCCGGGATCTCGTCGGGGACCACGAACATGTTCTCGCGGTACTTGCCCCAGTGGCCGGACTGCTCCCACTGGCGCGCGTCCATCAGCTGGGGGGTCTTCACCTCCTCATAGCCCGCGGCGTCGAGGCGGCGGCGCATATAGGCCTCGAGCTGGCGCCAGAGCAGGAAGCCCTTGGGGTGCCAGAACACGGACCCTTGCGCCTCGGACTGGAGGTGGAACAGGTCCATCTCCGCGCCGATCTTCCGGTGGTCGCGCTTGGCGGCTTCCTCGAGGCGGAAGAGGTACGCGTCGAGCTGCTTCTTGTTGAGCCAGCCGGTGCCGTAGATGCGGCTGAGCATCGCGTTCTTCTGATCGCCGCGCCAGTATGCGCCCGAGACGCGCGTCAGCTTGAACGCGCTGGGATCGAGCTTGCCGGTCGAGACCATGTGGGGCCCGCGGCACATGTCGAGCCACTCGCCCTGGCGATAGATCGTCAGTTCCTCACCCTCGGGGAGTTCGGCGGCCCATTCGGCCTTGAAACGCTCGCCTTGGCTGTTCCAGCGGTCGATGAGCTGCTGGCGGCTCCAGACCTCGCGCGTGAACGGCTCGTTGCGGGCGATGATCGCGCGCATCTCGGCCTCGATGGTGGGGAGGTCGTCGTCGGTGAACTGGCGGTCCTTCCCATTAATCTTGGGGGGCGCGAAGTCGTAGTAGAAGCCGTCGTCGGTGGCGGGGCCGAAGGTGATCTCGGTACCGGGGAACAGGTTCTGCACCGCCTCGGCCATGACGTGCGCGAGATCGTGACGGACGAGTTCGAGCGCATCGGCCTCGTCGCGCGCGGTGACGAGCGCGAGCTGCGTGTCGCCCTCGAACGGGCGGTTGAGGTCGCGGACCTGGCCGTCGATCCGCGCGGCGAGCGCCGCCTTGGCGAGGCCGGGGCCGATCGCGGCGGCCACGTCTGCCGGGGTAGTCCCGGGCGCAACCTCGCGGACGGAACCGTCGGGCAGCGTGATGCGGAACATGGCGGACATGGGAAGGCTTTCTGGTCGGGTGGAGGCGGGCTTATGCCGTCGCAAGGGGTATATAGGCAAGGCGCGTGTCATGCGCACGCGTCTGCAGTCCCGTCCTCGCGGGGTTGTCCCGGGATCCAGGGTCACGGGGGGCGGCGTTCGTGGCTCTGGATGCCGGGACGAGCCCGGCATGACGGAGGGGGCGTACCCTCATCGTCCCCCACTCGTCATCCCAGCGAAGGCTGGGATCTTCCTGGGGCGGGTGCTGTGGTCGCCAACGGCGAGACCCCAGCCTTCGCTGGGGTGACGGTTTGGGGGGCGGGGCTTTACGCGATCCCGAAGGGCACGACGTGGTTGGTCTGCGTATGGCCGATCTCGGCGCGCCCCAGATAGGGCACGTCCATGTCGCGGCTCCAGCGGACCATCATGTAGTCGAGCGTCTCGCCCCAGGGGGGATCGTTGGGCTTCTGCGCGGTCACCGCGCCGAGGCGCAGGCCGGCGATGCCCTTCAGCTGCGTGGCGTTGGCGAGTTTGAAGAGCATGCGGTCGACATTGTACATCGGTTCCGACACTTCCTCGACGATCAGCACGTGATCGGTGAGGTCGGGCAGCCAGGGCGTGCCGATCAGCGAGGTGAGGATCGTCAGGTTGAACGCCGCGGACGGGTGGCCGTTCAGCCCCGGCTCGAGCCCGGCGCGGTCGCGGCGCGCGAGCCAGCCGAGCGTGCGCGCGACGGTCGCCTCGCCGTCCTGGCGGTTGATGTCGCTGACCATCGGGCCGTGGACCGGGCGGCCGATGCGCCGGGCGTAGAGCGCGCCGAGCAGGAAGCCTACGTCCGAATAGCCGACATAGGCCTTGTGATGCGCGGCGCGCGTCAGATGCGGCATGACCATCGCGAGGATGCGGTTGGCGCCGTAGCCGCCGCGCAGGAACCAGATCGCGTCGAACGCGGGGTCGTTGGCATATTCGAGGAAGGCGGCGGCGCGGGCGAAGTCGGAGCCGGCGAAATGGCCGTCGGTCGCCGTGCACTGCGGGTGGAAGACGAGTTCGACCTCGGGGAAGGCGGTCGCGGCATAGGCGATCATCTTCGGGATCGCCTCGGCGCTGGCGCGGCTCGACGCGGCGAGGACTCCGATCCTGATTGTCCGTCTCCCCGGCCCTTGCCCCATGCGGCTTCCGCCGATAGCGCGGGGGCATGCGACACGGCAAATCCTTCTTTTTCGTCGGTATCGGCGGTTCGGGCATGATGCCCCTGGCGATGATCCTGGCAGGCCGCGGCGCGAGCGTCGCGGGATCGGACCGCGGGCTCGACCAGGGGCGCGTGCCGACCAAGTTCGACGACTTGCGCGCCCGCGGCGTCGCGCTGTTCCCGCAGGACGGCAGCGGGATCGTATCGGCCGAGCAGATCGTGATCGCCTCCGCCGCGATCGAGGCGAGCGTGCCCGACATGGTGACCGCCGAGCGGCTGGGGTGCGAACGGATCACGCGGGCCGCGATGCTCGCGTCGCTGTTCAATGCGAGCAGCCTGCCGATCGGGATCGCGGGGACCAGCGGCAAGTCGACCGTGACGGGGATGATCGGGTGGATCCTGTATGCGTGCGGGCGCGATCCGACCGTGATGAACGGCGCGGTGATGAAGAATTTCGCCGGGCCCGATGCGCCGTTCGCGAGCGCGCTGGTCGGGGCTGGAGACGCGTTCGTCAGCGAGGTGGACGAGAGCGACGGGTCGATCGCGGGCTATGCGCCGCGGATCGCGGTGCTCAACAATGTCAGCCTCGATCACAAGGCGCTCGACGAGCTGCGGATATTGTTCGCGGACTTCATCGGCAAGGCGGAGACCGCGATCGTCAATATCGACAATGACGATGCGGCCGCACTCGCCGCCGCCCTGCCCCGCCGCCGCGTGACGACGTTCGCGGTGAACCGCGACGCGGATTTCTGCGCGCGCGACGTGGTGGAGCGGCCGTTCGGGGTCGATTTCGCGCTGGTCGTGGGCGGCAATCCGGCGGTGCCCGTCACGCTGCAGGTGCCGGGAAGACACAATGTGTCGAACGCGCTGGCGGCGATCGCGGCGGCGGTGGCGAGCGGCGTTCCGCTGGCCGAGGCGGTCGCGGCGATTGGCGGGTTCGTCGGGCTCAGGCGGCGGTTCGACCTGGTCGGAGAGGCCGGCGGCGTCGCGGTGATCGACGATTTCGGGCACAACCCCGACAAGATCGCAGCGACGCTGGATACGCTGCACGCGTTTCCGGGCCGGCTGCTGCTGTTGTTCCAGCCGCATGGCTATGGGCCGCTCAAGGTCATGGGCGAGGCGCTGGTCGCGACGTTCGTCGAGCGGATGCGCGACGGTGATCTGCTGGTGCTGCCCGACCCGGTCTATCATGGCGGGACGGTCAGCCGCGAGGTGACGAGCGCGGACATCACGGCACGGGTCGCCGCGTTGGGGCGCGACGCGCGCCATGTCGCGGACCGGGCCGAGGCGGCGGCTTTGCTGGTGGCGGAGGCGAAAGTGGGCGACCGGATCGTGGTGATGGGCGCGCGCGACGACAGCCTGAGCGCGCTGGCGGCGGGAATGGTCGACGCCCTGCGCGCACGCTGATAAGACACGCCCAAGGAGACCGCCGATGTTCCGCCGCCTGTTCCTCGACCACCCCGAAACCGTCGGCGAGAGCTATGCCCAGCATTTCGGCGTCGCCAGCCGCTTCGGGTGCACGATGATCGCGGGCGGGATCGGCGCGCTGGTCCATGCGGTCGTGCCGGCGTTCTGCAAGACTCGCGGCAGCGACACGGTGCGCGAGCTCCACCGCCAGATGGTCGCCAAGCGCGGCGCGGTCAGCGCCGACCGCGCGCAGATGAAGACGGTCGACTACATCATCTGAGCTGCCTCGAAGGTCGCGAAGGTCACACCGGATCAGGCATGGCTGTGGGCCCGCGAGCGGATCGCGGGGTGTTCGGGTGTCGGATCGAGGAGATTTTCACGCCGGGAGCGTGATCCGACCCTGCCCCCGTCATCCCGGGCTCGTCCCGGGATCCAGAGCCCCGGGCGCAGCGCTCGTAACCCTGGATCCCGGGACGAGCCCGGGATGACGGAAGGGGGGAGCGCCGCCCCCCTTCCGGAGGGCGCTCAGGCGGCGAAGGCCTCGGGCGAGATGGCGTAGAGGATGGCCGCGCTGGCGGTCGCCGCGGCTTTCAGGCCCATCGCCTCGGGAACGATCTGATCGAGGTAGAAGCGCGCGGTGGCGGTCTTCATGGCGGAGAAATCGTCCGATCCCTCGGCGGCGATGCGGCCCTGGCGTTCCATCAGCCAGCCGCAGGTCGCGACCGAGAGCATGGTGAGGAACGGGTAGCTCGCCGCGAGCTTGTCGTCGGCGTCCGCGGTGGCGAGGCGGCGGCCGATTGCGTCGCACGCGTCGACGAGCGCGATGAGGCCGGTGTCGGTCGTCTCGGCGCGGATGTCGGCGATCAGCGTGGCGAACGCGCCGCCATTGTCGAGCGCGAGTTTCCGGCCGACGAGGTCGGCGGCCTGGATGCCGTTGGTGCCTTCGTAGATCGGCGTGATGCGCGCATCGCGGAAATACTGCGCGGCGCCGGTTTCCTCGACATAGCCCATGCCGCCGAACACCTGGATGCCGAGCGACGCGACCTCGTTGCCGAGATCGGTGCCGTGCGCCTTGGCGAGCGGGGTCATGATTTCGAGCCGGTTGCGCGCGGCGGCGTCGCCCATGTTCGCACGATCGACCTGCCCCGCCGCGTAATAGACGAGCGCGCGCGCGGCCTGGGTCTGCGCCTTCATCCGCATCAGCATGCGGCGCACGTCGGGATGCTCGACGATGCGGACCGGTGCCTTGTCGGGCGAGCCGGCGCGCGCGGACTGGACGCGGTCGAGCGCGTAGGCGACCGCGCCCTGCGTCGCGCCCTCCGCGACCTGCACGCCCTGGAGGCCGACGTTGAGGCGGGCGTTGTTCATCATCGTGAACATCGCGCGGATGCCGCCCAGTTCGGCACCGATCAGCTCGCCGACGCAGTCGTCGTTGTCGCCGAAGCTCAGCACGCAGGTCGGCGAGGCGTGGAGGCCCATCTTGTGCTCGATCGAGATGACGCGGACGTCGTTGAAGTCGCCCGGCGTGCCATCGGCGTTCAGGCGGTATTTGGGAACGAGGAACAGCGAGATGCCGCGCGTGCCGGCGGGGGCGCCGGGGGTGCGCGCGAGCACGAGGTGGACGATGTTGGGCGCCATGTCGTGGTCGCCGAACGAGATGTAGATCTTGGTGCCCTTGATGCTCCACTTGCCGTCACCGAGCGGGGTGGCGGTAGCGCGGAGCGCGCCGACGTCGGAGCCGGCCTGCGGCTCGGTCAGGTTCATCGTGCCGGTCCATTCGCCGGTGGCGAGATGGGGCAGATAGAGCGCCTGCTGCTCAGGGGACCCGTGGTGCGCGAGCGCCTCGATTGCGCCGACGGTCAGCGTCGGGCAGAGCGCGAAGCCCATGTTCGCCGAGCCCAAGGTGTCGAGCACCGCGGTCTGGATCGCGAAGGGAAGCCCCTGCCCGCCCCATGCCTCGTCGACACCGATCGTGCCCCAGCCGCCCTCGACATAATCCTTGTACGCCTGCGCGAAGCCGTCCGGCATGACGACGCCGCGTTCAGTCCATTTCGCGCCGACGGTGTCGCCCGCGCGGTTGAGCGGGGCCCATTCGCCGGCGGCGAACTGGCCGACGCCTTCGAGGACCGCGTCGACAACGTCGTCGCTGGCGGCGGCGAAGCGTTCCGTATCGGCGAGGTCGCCGATACGGACGATATGGTCGAGCACGAAACGCTGTTCGCGGGTTGCCGGAGTGAAGGCCATCGCATCCTCTTATCGCTATGCTGTGCGCCCGCTATAGCCCTCCACCATGGCTCGTCCACACCCTGTGATTTTACCCTACGGCAAGGCCGCGACCACCGAGGCCGCGAATGTGATTCGCGCAGGCGGCCTCGTCGCGGTGCCGACCGAGACGGTGTACGGGCTCGCGGCGGACGCAACCGATGCGGCGGCGGTGGCGCGAATCTATGCGGCCAAGGGGCGCCCGAGCTTCAATCCGCTGATCGTCCATGTCGCGGATCTGGCCGCGGCCGAGCGGATCGCGGTGTTCGATGCGGATGCGCGCGCGCTGGCGGCGGCGTTCTGGCCGGGGCCGCTGACCCTGGTGCTGCCGCTGCGGCCCGAGTCGGGGATCGCGGCGCTGGTGACCGCGGGGCTGGACACGATCGCGATCCGGGTGCCGCGGCACCGCGCGATGCAGGATCTGATCGCGGCGTCGGGCAGGCCGCTGGCGGCGCCGTCGGCGAATGCGAGCGGGGGGATCTCGCCGACGCGGGCCGCGCACGTCGCGGCGAGCCTGGGGGATAGGGTGGCGCTGATCATCGACGATGGGGCGACCGAGGCTGGGGTGGAGTCGACGATCGTGATGGGACGGACGGTGCTGCGGCCGGGGCCGGTGACGGCGGAGGCGCTGGCGCTGGCGTTCCCCGGCGGAGGCCGGGGCCCAGGTGGGGAAGTCGTTGTAACGGAGGACGACGGGCCTCACGATCGTCCCCCAACTGGGCCCCGGCCTTCGCCGGGGAACGCGCCCGTCGTGGCGCCGGGGCAGCTCGACAGCCATTATGCGCCGAGGAAATTACTCCGGTTGAGCGCGGTCGAGGCCGAGGCGGGCGAGTGGCTGATCGGGTTCGGGGCGGTGGCGGGCGACGTGTCGCTCTCCGCGTCGGGGGACCTGATCGAGGCGGCGGCGCGGCTGTTCGATCTGCTGCATGCGGCGGATGCGAATGCGGCGGCGCGGATCGCGGTCGCGCCGGTGCCTGCCGACGGTATCGGCGAGGCTATCAACGACCGGCTGCGGCGCGCCGCGCATCGGTAGCCCCTGTTCCCCCGCGAAGGCGGGGGTCCAGGAGTGAGGCCGGACTACGGTACTTAGCTGGGCCCCCGCATCCGCGGGGGAACGGCTTTCGGGACGGTGTTACGCGCTCACCGCCGCCTTCGACCGCGCCGCGAAGCTCTTGCGCAGCTTCTGGAGCTTGGGGGGGATCACCGCCATGCAATAGGGGTTCGAGCGGCCCGAGGTTTCCCAGTAATCCTGGTGGTAGATTTCCGCCGGGTACCAGACGTCCATCGGTTCGATCGTGGTGACGATCGGCTTGTCGCTCGCGGCCTGCGCGCGGTCGAGCGCGGCCTTCATCTCGGCCTGCTGCGCGTCGTTGGCCGGGAACATCGCCGAGCGATACTGCGTGCCGACGTCGTTGCCCTGGCGGTTGAGCGTGGTCGCGTCGTGCGTCGCGAAGAAGATGTCGAGCAGGTCGCCGAGCGCCAGCTGGTCGGTGTCGAAGCCGATCCGGATCGCCTCGGCATGGCCGGTGTCGCCGCCGCAGACCTGCTTGTAGGTCGGGTCGGGAACGGTGCCGCCGATATAGCCGCTCTCGACCGACTGCACGCCGATCACGTCCTTGAACACTGCCTCGGTGCACCAGAAGCAGCCGCCGGCAAGCGTGGCATATTCGATAGTCATCATGTGTCTCCAGCTTTCTCCCAAGATAGGAAGCCGCTAACGCCGCGCAATTGGTAGGGAGAGACGCGTGATCGACGGCAAGGTGATGGTGACCGGCGGGGCCGGCTATATCGGCAGCCATGCGGTGCTGGCACTGCTGGACGCAGGCCACGAGGTCGTCGTGGTCGACAATCTGGTCACCGGGTTCGACTGGGCGGTCGATCCGCGCGCCACCCTGGTCCAGGCGAACGTCGCCGACGATGCGAAGGTCCGCGCGGCGATCCGCGACCACAAGGTGCGCGCGATCCTGCATTTCGCGGGGTCGGTGGTGGTGCCCGAATCGGTCAGCGATCCGCTCAAATATTACCGCAACAACACCGCCGCGAGCCGGTCGCTGATCGAGAGCGCAGTGGCCGAGGGCGTGGCGCACTTCATCTTCTCGTCGACCGCGGCGACCTATGGCACGCCCGAGAAGGTGCCGGTCGCCGAGGGCGATCCGACCGTGCCGATCAACCCGTACGGCATGTCCAAGCTGATGACCGAGGCGATGCTGCGCGACGTCGCGGCGGCGCATCCGATGAACTATGCGGCGCTGCGCTATTTCAACGTCGCGGGCGCGGATCCGCAGGGGCGCAGCGGGCAGTCGACGGTCGGCGCGACTCACCTGATCAAGATCGCGGTCGAGGCGGCGACCGGCAAGCGCGACGCGGTCGGCGTCTATGGGACCGATTTCGACACGCCCGACGGCACCGGGGTGCGCGACTATATCCATGTCAGCGACCTGGCCGCCGCGCATGTCGCGGCGCTCGACCTGCTGATCGCGAACCCGGCGGCCAGCCATACGCTCAATGCGGGGTACGGCCAGGGGTTCTCGGTGCTCGAAGTGCTCGACGCGGTCGACCGGATCACCAACCGGACGATCGAGCGGCGGTTCGAGGGGCGGCGTGCGGGTGACCCCGCCGCGCTGATCGCGGACAACCGCGCGATCCTGGCGACGCTAGACTGGACGCCCAAACATGCCGATCTGGACGGGATCGTGCGCGATGCGCTGGGGTGGGAGCGCGTGCTGGCGGAGCGCGGGCGTTGACGTTTCCCGGGAGGCTGCGGTCCCTGCTGTTCGTGCCGGGCGATCGGCCCGAGCGGATGGCGAAGGCGGCGGCGCTCGACGTCGATGCGCTGATCCTCGACTTGGAGGATTCGGTCACGCCGGGCGCGAAGGCTCGTGCGCGGGAGGCGGTGGCCGGGTTCCTGCGCGAGCCGCGGTCGCGCGCGCTGTTCGTTCGGATCAATCCGCTCGATTCGGGGCTGGCCGAGGACGATCTGGCGGCGGTGCTGTCGGGGCGGCCCGACGGGATCGTGCTGCCCAAGGCCGAGGGGGCGGCGAGCCTCGCCGCGCTCGACGCGATGCTCGAGGGCGACATCGCCATCCTGCCGATCGCGACCGAGACGCCGGCGGCGATCTTCGCGCTCGGCAGCTATGGCGGGGTGACGTCGCGATTGTGCGGGCTGACCTGGGGGGCGGAGGACCTGCCCGCCGCGATCGGTGCGGCGACCTCGCGCGAGGAGGACGGGTCGTATACCGCGCCGTACCAGCTCGCGCGGTCGCTGACGCTGTTCGGCGCGCATGCGGCGGGGGTGCCGGCGATCGAGACGGTGTATCCCGATTTCCGCGACCTGGACGGCCTTGCGGCCTATGCGGCGCGCGGGCGGCGCGACGGGTTCACGGGGATGATGGCGATCCATCCGAGCCAGCTGGCGACGATCAACACAGCGTTCACGCCGAGCGCGGACGAGATCGCGCGCGCGCAGGCGGTGGTGGATCTGTTCGCGGCGAACCCGGGGGCGGGCGCGCTGCAGCTCGACGGGCGGATGGTCGATGCGCCGCACCTGAAGGCGGCGCGCGCGGTGCTGGGGCTTTGACGCGATCCTCCCCCGCCAGGGGGAGGTGGCGCGCGTAGCGTGACGGAGGGGGCGGTACCGAGAACTGCCGTTTCGTGTCCTCCCCCTCCGTCAGCTTCGCTGCCCCCCCCTGGCGGGGGAGGACAAGGGTGACTCAGCGTTCGCCGCCGAGTGACTCGCGCGCCCGGGCGGTGGCGAGCCACCAGCCGAGCGCCCAGAGCGTGCCGAAGCTCCAGCCTGCCAGCACGTCGCTCGGCCAGTGGACGCCGAGATAGACGCGGCTGCAGCCGATCGCGCCGACCAGCAGGATCGCGACGACGAGCAGATAGGCGCGCGTCGCGCGGTCCGCAGTCACCTGCGAGGCGAGCCCGGCGAGCGTCAGATAGACGATCGCGCTGTTCGCCGAATGCCCGCTGGGGAAGCTCATATGCTTCACGGTGACGAGATGCGCGACGATGTCGGGCCGGGGCCGGCCGATCTGCAGCTTGACCAGTTCGACCACGAGATTGCCGCTGACGCTGGCCGCGACGATCGCCGCGGCGGTCAGCCACAGTCGCTGGACCAGCAGCAGGCCGGCAACGATCACGACGACGATCGTGAGGACGATCCCGCCGCCGAGCGCTGTCACGTCGGCGGCGACTTTCGGCAGCCAGGCGGGGCCGCCCCAGGCGCGCAGGCCCAGGATGATCGAGCGGTCGAACGCGAACGGCCAGTGACCGACCGCGAGCCCGACCAGCAGGATGACGCCGAGCGCGACCGCGGCGACCGAGGCGCCGGTCAGGACCGGCGGGACGTGGCGGCGGGTCATCGGGGCGGCTCCGTATCGAACACATAGGCGGCGCCGGGTACCGCCAGGCTGATCCCGGTGGGCGCGAGCGTGCCGTCGGCGCGAAGATGCAGCACGGTCACGGTCTGCGCCTTCTCGTTGGCGATCACCATGCAGCCCTGGTCCTCGAGCAGAGCGAAGTGGCGGGGATAGTCGCCGCCGGCGGGGGCATGCTGGATCAGCGTGGGTTCGCCGTCGGCAGCGAGCGCGAACACCGCGATGCTGTCATGCCCCCGGTTGGAGACGTAGAGGCGGTCGCCCGCGCGGTTGGCCGCGAGATGCGCGACGATGCTGTCGCCGTGCCAGTCCGCGGGAAGCGTCGA
This sequence is a window from Sphingomonas ginsenosidivorax. Protein-coding genes within it:
- a CDS encoding acyl-CoA dehydrogenase, coding for MAFTPATREQRFVLDHIVRIGDLADTERFAAASDDVVDAVLEGVGQFAAGEWAPLNRAGDTVGAKWTERGVVMPDGFAQAYKDYVEGGWGTIGVDEAWGGQGLPFAIQTAVLDTLGSANMGFALCPTLTVGAIEALAHHGSPEQQALYLPHLATGEWTGTMNLTEPQAGSDVGALRATATPLGDGKWSIKGTKIYISFGDHDMAPNIVHLVLARTPGAPAGTRGISLFLVPKYRLNADGTPGDFNDVRVISIEHKMGLHASPTCVLSFGDNDDCVGELIGAELGGIRAMFTMMNNARLNVGLQGVQVAEGATQGAVAYALDRVQSARAGSPDKAPVRIVEHPDVRRMLMRMKAQTQAARALVYYAAGQVDRANMGDAAARNRLEIMTPLAKAHGTDLGNEVASLGIQVFGGMGYVEETGAAQYFRDARITPIYEGTNGIQAADLVGRKLALDNGGAFATLIADIRAETTDTGLIALVDACDAIGRRLATADADDKLAASYPFLTMLSVATCGWLMERQGRIAAEGSDDFSAMKTATARFYLDQIVPEAMGLKAAATASAAILYAISPEAFAA
- a CDS encoding L-threonylcarbamoyladenylate synthase; this translates as MARPHPVILPYGKAATTEAANVIRAGGLVAVPTETVYGLAADATDAAAVARIYAAKGRPSFNPLIVHVADLAAAERIAVFDADARALAAAFWPGPLTLVLPLRPESGIAALVTAGLDTIAIRVPRHRAMQDLIAASGRPLAAPSANASGGISPTRAAHVAASLGDRVALIIDDGATEAGVESTIVMGRTVLRPGPVTAEALALAFPGGGRGPGGEVVVTEDDGPHDRPPTGPRPSPGNAPVVAPGQLDSHYAPRKLLRLSAVEAEAGEWLIGFGAVAGDVSLSASGDLIEAAARLFDLLHAADANAAARIAVAPVPADGIGEAINDRLRRAAHR
- the thrS gene encoding threonine--tRNA ligase, translated to MSAMFRITLPDGSVREVAPGTTPADVAAAIGPGLAKAALAARIDGQVRDLNRPFEGDTQLALVTARDEADALELVRHDLAHVMAEAVQNLFPGTEITFGPATDDGFYYDFAPPKINGKDRQFTDDDLPTIEAEMRAIIARNEPFTREVWSRQQLIDRWNSQGERFKAEWAAELPEGEELTIYRQGEWLDMCRGPHMVSTGKLDPSAFKLTRVSGAYWRGDQKNAMLSRIYGTGWLNKKQLDAYLFRLEEAAKRDHRKIGAEMDLFHLQSEAQGSVFWHPKGFLLWRQLEAYMRRRLDAAGYEEVKTPQLMDARQWEQSGHWGKYRENMFVVPDEIPGTEDDAAIFSGTADLMALKPMNCPAHVLIFRQGIKSYRDLPMRMAEFGCCHRNEPHGALHGIMRVRQFTQDDAHIFVREDQLIDEVRAFCELLDTVYRDLGFEDYAVKLALRPDKRFGDDAMWDKAEAELREAVLGSALSESIKAKFEELPGEGAFYAPKLEFHLTDAIGRTWQVGTIQSDRVLPERLDASYVGQDGERHRPVMLHRAILGTFERFIGILIEHHAGRFPLWLAPTQVVVATIVSDADDYAETVAATLRKAGLRVETDLRNEKINYKVREHSLAKVPNLLVVGKREAEEGKVALRTLGSQAQTILTLDEVVERLKGEATPPDM
- the msrA gene encoding peptide-methionine (S)-S-oxide reductase MsrA gives rise to the protein MTIEYATLAGGCFWCTEAVFKDVIGVQSVESGYIGGTVPDPTYKQVCGGDTGHAEAIRIGFDTDQLALGDLLDIFFATHDATTLNRQGNDVGTQYRSAMFPANDAQQAEMKAALDRAQAASDKPIVTTIEPMDVWYPAEIYHQDYWETSGRSNPYCMAVIPPKLQKLRKSFAARSKAAVSA
- a CDS encoding HpcH/HpaI aldolase/citrate lyase family protein, with protein sequence MTFPGRLRSLLFVPGDRPERMAKAAALDVDALILDLEDSVTPGAKARAREAVAGFLREPRSRALFVRINPLDSGLAEDDLAAVLSGRPDGIVLPKAEGAASLAALDAMLEGDIAILPIATETPAAIFALGSYGGVTSRLCGLTWGAEDLPAAIGAATSREEDGSYTAPYQLARSLTLFGAHAAGVPAIETVYPDFRDLDGLAAYAARGRRDGFTGMMAIHPSQLATINTAFTPSADEIARAQAVVDLFAANPGAGALQLDGRMVDAPHLKAARAVLGL
- a CDS encoding phosphatase PAP2 family protein; the encoded protein is MTRRHVPPVLTGASVAAVALGVILLVGLAVGHWPFAFDRSIILGLRAWGGPAWLPKVAADVTALGGGIVLTIVVVIVAGLLLVQRLWLTAAAIVAASVSGNLVVELVKLQIGRPRPDIVAHLVTVKHMSFPSGHSANSAIVYLTLAGLASQVTADRATRAYLLVVAILLVGAIGCSRVYLGVHWPSDVLAGWSFGTLWALGWWLATARARESLGGER
- the galE gene encoding UDP-glucose 4-epimerase GalE, which gives rise to MIDGKVMVTGGAGYIGSHAVLALLDAGHEVVVVDNLVTGFDWAVDPRATLVQANVADDAKVRAAIRDHKVRAILHFAGSVVVPESVSDPLKYYRNNTAASRSLIESAVAEGVAHFIFSSTAATYGTPEKVPVAEGDPTVPINPYGMSKLMTEAMLRDVAAAHPMNYAALRYFNVAGADPQGRSGQSTVGATHLIKIAVEAATGKRDAVGVYGTDFDTPDGTGVRDYIHVSDLAAAHVAALDLLIANPAASHTLNAGYGQGFSVLEVLDAVDRITNRTIERRFEGRRAGDPAALIADNRAILATLDWTPKHADLDGIVRDALGWERVLAERGR
- a CDS encoding LD-carboxypeptidase; this translates as MRIGVLAASSRASAEAIPKMIAYAATAFPEVELVFHPQCTATDGHFAGSDFARAAAFLEYANDPAFDAIWFLRGGYGANRILAMVMPHLTRAAHHKAYVGYSDVGFLLGALYARRIGRPVHGPMVSDINRQDGEATVARTLGWLARRDRAGLEPGLNGHPSAAFNLTILTSLIGTPWLPDLTDHVLIVEEVSEPMYNVDRMLFKLANATQLKGIAGLRLGAVTAQKPNDPPWGETLDYMMVRWSRDMDVPYLGRAEIGHTQTNHVVPFGIA
- a CDS encoding DUF6356 family protein, coding for MFRRLFLDHPETVGESYAQHFGVASRFGCTMIAGGIGALVHAVVPAFCKTRGSDTVRELHRQMVAKRGAVSADRAQMKTVDYII
- a CDS encoding glutamate ligase domain-containing protein is translated as MRHGKSFFFVGIGGSGMMPLAMILAGRGASVAGSDRGLDQGRVPTKFDDLRARGVALFPQDGSGIVSAEQIVIASAAIEASVPDMVTAERLGCERITRAAMLASLFNASSLPIGIAGTSGKSTVTGMIGWILYACGRDPTVMNGAVMKNFAGPDAPFASALVGAGDAFVSEVDESDGSIAGYAPRIAVLNNVSLDHKALDELRILFADFIGKAETAIVNIDNDDAAALAAALPRRRVTTFAVNRDADFCARDVVERPFGVDFALVVGGNPAVPVTLQVPGRHNVSNALAAIAAAVASGVPLAEAVAAIGGFVGLRRRFDLVGEAGGVAVIDDFGHNPDKIAATLDTLHAFPGRLLLLFQPHGYGPLKVMGEALVATFVERMRDGDLLVLPDPVYHGGTVSREVTSADITARVAALGRDARHVADRAEAAALLVAEAKVGDRIVVMGARDDSLSALAAGMVDALRAR